One genomic window of Oryctolagus cuniculus chromosome 11, mOryCun1.1, whole genome shotgun sequence includes the following:
- the GARIN6 gene encoding Golgi-associated RAB2 interactor protein 6: MSMFNTAMGKLQQQLYKGEYTMFSYTPMFESDFIQINKRGEMIDVHNRAQTLTLGVVRTSPCLALPDVMLLARPAPIDEHAGGKQERVIKPAQALELTRLLPLKFVKITIHNSNKKQLRLKLATGHSFYLQLSPPADTTEDLFAHWENLVHILRPAVDAHSHTQEDTADNTLTVPEPKEEDTSPEAHAMKFHGGNTRSFQTNLEDLESTHNGSTKEE; encoded by the exons ATGAGCATGTTTAACACTGCCATGGGGAAACTGCAGCAACAACTGTACAAAGGGGAATACACTATGTTTAGCTATACACCGATGTTTGAGAGTGACTTCATCCAGATCAACAAAAGAGGAGAAATGATTGATGTGCACAACCGCGCCCAAACGCTGACTCTGGGCGTTGTTcgcaccagcccctgccttgcGCTACCTGATGTCATGCTGCTGGCCCGGCCAGCTCCTATCGATGAACACGCTGGAGGCAAACAGGAAAGAGTCATCAAGCCTGCACAGGCCTTAGAGCTAACCAGGCTGCTTCCCTTGAAGTTTGTAAAGATAACCATCCACAACAGTAACAAAAAACAGCTCCGCCTGAAGCTTGCCACTGGCCACTCTTTTTACCTCCAGTTGAGTCCTCCTGCAGACACAACGGAGGATCTTTTTGCTCACTGGGAGAATCTTGTTCACATTCTGAGACCAGCAGTGGATGCTCACAGCCATACACAGGAGGACACAGCTGACAACACATTGACTGTGCCTGAGCCTAAGGAAGAGGACACAAGCCCAGAG GCACATGCTATGAAGTTTCATGGAGGGAACACCAGGAGCTTTCAAACTAATCTTGAAGATTTGGAGTCCACCCATAATGGTTCTACTAAGGAGGAATGA